Proteins from one Streptococcus mitis B6 genomic window:
- the pflB gene encoding formate C-acetyltransferase — protein sequence MVVKTVVEAQDIFDKAWEGFKGVDWKEKASVSRFVQANYTPYDGDESFLAGPTERSLHIKKIVEETKAHYEETRFPMDTRPTSIADIPAGFIDKENEVIFGIQNDELFKLNFMPKGGIRMAETTLKENGYEPDPAVHEIFTKYVTTVNDGIFRAYTSNIRRARHAHTVTGLPDAYSRGRIIGVYARLALYGADYLMQEKVNDWNAVEEIDEETIRLREEINLQYQALQQVVRLGDLYGVDVRKPAMNVKEAIQWVNIAFMSVCRVINGAATSLGRVPIVLDIFAERDLARGTFTESEIQEFVDDFVMKLRTVKFARTKAYDQLYSGDPTFITTSMAGMGNDGRHRVTKMDYRFLNTLDNIGNSPEPNLTVLWTDKLPYNFRRYCMHMSHKHSSIQYEGVTTMAKDGYGEMSCISCCVSPLDPENEEQRHNIQYFGARVNVLKALLTGLNGGYDDVHKDYKVFDIEPIRDEVLEFESVKANFEKSLDWLTDTYVDALNIIHYMTDKYNYEAVQMAFLPTKQRANMGFGICGFANTVDTLSAIKYATVKPIRDENGYIYDYETIGEYPRWGEDDPRSNELAEWLIEAYTTRLRSHKLYKDAEATVSLLTITSNVAYSKQTGNSPVHKGVYLNEDGSVNLSKLEFFSPGANPSNKAKGGWLQNLNSLSSLDFGYAADGISLTTQVSPRALGKTRDEQVDNLVTILDGYFENGGQHVNLNVMDLNDVYEKIMSGEDVIVRISGYCVNTKYLTPEQKTELTQRVFHEVLSMDDALS from the coding sequence ATGGTTGTTAAAACAGTTGTTGAAGCACAAGATATTTTTGATAAAGCTTGGGAAGGCTTCAAAGGCGTAGATTGGAAAGAAAAAGCAAGTGTATCACGCTTCGTACAAGCTAACTACACACCTTACGATGGAGACGAAAGCTTCCTTGCAGGACCAACAGAACGTTCACTTCACATCAAAAAAATTGTAGAAGAAACTAAGGCTCACTACGAAGAAACTCGTTTCCCAATGGACACTCGTCCAACATCTATCGCTGATATCCCTGCTGGATTTATCGACAAAGAAAATGAAGTTATCTTTGGTATCCAAAATGACGAACTCTTCAAATTGAACTTCATGCCAAAAGGTGGTATCCGTATGGCTGAAACTACTTTGAAAGAAAATGGATACGAACCAGACCCAGCTGTTCACGAAATCTTCACTAAATATGTAACAACGGTTAACGACGGTATCTTCCGTGCCTACACTTCAAATATCCGTCGTGCTCGTCACGCACACACTGTAACTGGTCTTCCAGATGCATACTCACGCGGACGTATCATCGGTGTTTACGCACGTCTTGCTCTTTACGGTGCAGATTACTTGATGCAAGAAAAAGTAAACGACTGGAATGCAGTCGAAGAAATCGATGAAGAAACAATCCGTCTTCGTGAAGAAATCAATCTTCAATACCAAGCATTGCAACAAGTTGTTCGCTTGGGTGACCTTTATGGAGTTGACGTTCGCAAACCAGCGATGAACGTTAAAGAAGCAATCCAATGGGTTAACATCGCCTTTATGTCTGTCTGCCGTGTTATCAACGGTGCTGCTACATCTCTTGGACGTGTGCCAATTGTATTGGATATCTTTGCAGAACGTGACCTTGCTCGTGGTACATTTACTGAATCAGAAATCCAAGAATTCGTTGATGATTTCGTTATGAAACTTCGTACAGTTAAATTTGCTCGTACAAAAGCTTATGACCAATTGTACTCAGGTGACCCAACTTTCATCACAACTTCTATGGCTGGTATGGGTAACGACGGTCGTCACCGTGTTACTAAGATGGACTACCGTTTCTTGAATACTCTTGACAATATCGGTAACTCTCCAGAGCCAAACTTGACAGTTCTTTGGACTGACAAATTGCCATACAACTTCCGTCGCTACTGTATGCACATGAGCCACAAACACTCTTCTATCCAATACGAAGGTGTAACAACAATGGCTAAAGATGGATATGGTGAAATGAGCTGTATCTCATGCTGTGTGTCTCCACTTGACCCAGAAAATGAAGAACAACGCCACAACATCCAGTACTTCGGTGCTCGTGTAAACGTATTGAAAGCCCTTCTTACTGGTTTGAACGGTGGTTACGACGATGTTCACAAAGACTACAAAGTATTTGACATCGAACCAATCCGTGACGAAGTTCTTGAATTCGAATCAGTTAAAGCTAACTTTGAAAAATCTCTTGACTGGTTGACTGACACTTACGTAGATGCTTTGAACATCATCCACTACATGACTGATAAGTACAACTATGAAGCTGTTCAAATGGCCTTCTTGCCAACTAAACAACGTGCTAACATGGGATTCGGTATCTGTGGATTTGCCAACACTGTTGATACATTGTCAGCTATCAAATACGCTACAGTTAAACCAATCCGTGATGAAAATGGCTACATCTACGATTACGAAACAATCGGTGAATACCCACGTTGGGGTGAAGATGACCCACGTTCAAACGAATTGGCAGAATGGTTGATTGAAGCTTACACAACTCGTCTACGTAGCCACAAACTTTACAAAGATGCTGAAGCTACTGTATCACTTTTGACAATTACATCTAACGTTGCTTACTCTAAACAAACTGGTAACTCACCAGTCCACAAAGGTGTGTACCTCAACGAAGATGGTTCTGTGAACTTGTCTAAACTTGAGTTCTTCTCACCAGGTGCTAACCCATCTAACAAAGCTAAAGGTGGCTGGTTGCAAAACTTGAACTCACTTTCTAGCCTTGACTTTGGTTATGCGGCTGACGGTATCTCATTGACTACTCAAGTTTCACCACGTGCTCTTGGTAAGACTCGTGACGAACAAGTTGATAACTTGGTAACAATCCTTGATGGTTACTTTGAAAACGGTGGACAACACGTTAACTTGAACGTTATGGACTTGAACGATGTTTACGAAAAGATTATGTCTGGTGAAGATGTTATCGTACGTATCTCTGGATACTGTGTAAACACTAAATACCTCACTCCAGAACAAAAAACTGAATTGACACAACGTGTCTTCCACGAAGTTCTTTCTATGGATGATGCATTGAGCTAA
- the dinB gene encoding DNA polymerase IV, with the protein MLIFPLLNDLSRKIIHIDMDAFFAAVEIRDNPKLRGKPVIIGSDPRQTGGRGVVSTCSYEARAFGVHSAMSSKEAYERCPQAVFISGNYEKYKAVGLQIRAIFKRYTDLIEPMSIDEAYLDVTENKLGIKSAVKIARLIQKDIWQELHLTASAGVSYNKFLAKMASDYQKPHGLTVILPEQAEDFLKQMDIAKFHGVGKKTVERLHQMGVFTGADLLEVPEVTLIDRFGRLGYDLYRKARGIHNSPVKSNRIRKSIGKEKTYGKILRAEEDIKKELALLSERVALNLNQQEKAGKIVILKIRYEDFSTLTKRKSLAQKTQDASQISQIALQLYEELSEKDRGVRLLGITVTGF; encoded by the coding sequence ATGTTGATTTTTCCTTTATTAAATGATTTGTCAAGAAAAATCATCCATATTGACATGGATGCCTTTTTTGCTGCGGTGGAAATCAGAGATAATCCTAAACTCAGAGGAAAACCTGTCATTATCGGCAGTGACCCTCGGCAAACAGGTGGGCGTGGTGTCGTTTCCACTTGTAGCTATGAGGCGCGAGCTTTTGGTGTCCATTCAGCCATGAGCTCTAAGGAAGCCTATGAGCGTTGTCCCCAGGCCGTCTTCATCTCAGGAAATTATGAAAAATATAAAGCTGTGGGACTCCAGATTCGAGCTATTTTCAAGCGTTATACAGATTTGATTGAACCTATGAGCATTGACGAAGCCTATTTGGATGTAACAGAAAATAAACTCGGCATCAAGTCAGCGGTCAAAATTGCTCGCCTCATTCAAAAAGACATCTGGCAAGAACTCCATCTAACTGCTTCCGCAGGCGTTTCTTATAACAAATTCTTAGCTAAAATGGCCAGCGATTATCAAAAGCCACATGGTTTGACAGTGATTCTACCTGAACAAGCTGAGGACTTTCTCAAACAAATGGATATTGCTAAATTTCATGGAGTAGGAAAAAAGACAGTCGAAAGACTTCATCAAATGGGTGTTTTTACCGGCGCTGATCTACTTGAAGTCCCTGAGGTAACCCTAATAGACCGCTTTGGCAGACTGGGCTATGACCTGTATCGAAAGGCTCGTGGTATTCACAATTCCCCTGTCAAATCCAATCGTATCCGTAAATCAATTGGCAAGGAGAAAACCTATGGAAAGATTCTCCGTGCCGAGGAAGACATCAAAAAAGAGCTAGCTCTTCTATCAGAAAGAGTCGCTCTCAATCTCAATCAGCAAGAAAAAGCTGGAAAAATTGTCATTTTGAAAATCCGCTACGAAGACTTTTCAACTCTCACTAAACGAAAAAGTCTTGCTCAAAAAACACAGGATGCTAGTCAGATAAGCCAAATAGCCCTGCAACTCTATGAAGAATTAAGCGAGAAAGACAGAGGTGTCCGCCTGTTGGGGATTACCGTGACTGGATTTTAA